A region of the Clostridiales bacterium genome:
ATGCTGGTCCTGACTAGCGCCCGCGCTTGTTTTCTTTTTGTGAAAATATAGCGCCAAAAAGCCGCCTATGGTTGACAGCGCGCCCAATCCAAGCAGCAAAAAGCCCAAAGCCTTGTAAAAAAACAGACTGCCTATTCCGCCGCCCAACAGCAAGACATTGATAATTATCAGCAACAATCCCAAATATGATGTTTTTTTGTTGTTTGCGCTTTGCGTTTGCGAAAATTGGCTTAGCTTTTGCTCGTATTCCCTTAATCTTTGGGAAGCGCTGTTTATAGACATAATCTTTTCTTGCGCCAAGTCCGCATCGTCCATAGCCACGGGCTTATTATTCAAATCAAGGCGCATGTTGTTATAGACCGCGCAAGCGTTTCGGTAATCTTCCTCAAAGCGCTTGTAGGCGTCATAGACTTCTCTTTTTATTCGGTTTTCTTTAATTTGGTCAATTTTTTTGGCAAGCTCGTCCGCTTGGCCTTGCAAAATTGTTTGCTCTTGTTGCAGTTTTTTTAATTGGTCCGATAGGTTTTTGCTGCCCTGTTGTTTGGACAGGCAATCTTGCAATTGTTCTTGCAAATCAATTTGCTCGGCTTCCAAATCGGCAATCAAGCCCCTGTTGCCGCGCTTTTCAAATAACGATTTTTGCGCCTTCAGGCTATCTATCGCTTGGGAAAAGCCCGCCATATCGTCCGCGCTTTCTATAAGGTTGGTCAATTTAGCCCTTATGGAATCGTTGATGCCCGTTTTGTGATCGGTTTGCGGGAAATATGTGCTTCGCTCGTAAGCGTCTTCGTCTATCTTAAACAGCTCGTAGCCGATATCAGATGTGTAGTCGCCGCTTAGCTTGTTGGTTGACAGGTCATAAAGCGCAAAAGTGTCTTGGCTCTCGCTCTTGCCAAAAAAACGCTCAATCCTGTAAGACTTGTCGCCTATCTTAAATTCTAAATAACCGCCAAATTTGCCGCCTTGCCAAGGCGCGTATTTTTTGCGCAGGTTTTGGTTTAGATCCAGCTTGCGGCTTGAGGGCAGCCCGTAAAACATGGATTTGATAAATACGCTTAATGTGGTTTTGCCCCAGCCGTTTTCTTGCTGGATAATGTTAAGACCGTCTTTGAACTCGTAAGTAAATTTTTGCAGCCTGCCAAAGTTTTCTATATAGCATTTTTTCAAAATCATAATATTATATCCTCGCCTTTTAACGCCCTTATGCCGAAGTTAATGATATCTTCTTTTTGTTTTTGGGGTAAATTTGATTTCAGGACCGACCTTATAAACTCGCCTTTTAGGGATATGTCGTATTTGTAGTCCTCTATGTCAATTTGCAGCAATGTGTTGTCTTGGACTTTAAAGGAGTAAAACAAAGGCTCAAAGTCCAGCTTGATGTGGTG
Encoded here:
- a CDS encoding AAA family ATPase; the protein is MILKKCYIENFGRLQKFTYEFKDGLNIIQQENGWGKTTLSVFIKSMFYGLPSSRKLDLNQNLRKKYAPWQGGKFGGYLEFKIGDKSYRIERFFGKSESQDTFALYDLSTNKLSGDYTSDIGYELFKIDEDAYERSTYFPQTDHKTGINDSIRAKLTNLIESADDMAGFSQAIDSLKAQKSLFEKRGNRGLIADLEAEQIDLQEQLQDCLSKQQGSKNLSDQLKKLQQEQTILQGQADELAKKIDQIKENRIKREVYDAYKRFEEDYRNACAVYNNMRLDLNNKPVAMDDADLAQEKIMSINSASQRLREYEQKLSQFSQTQSANNKKTSYLGLLLIIINVLLLGGGIGSLFFYKALGFLLLGLGALSTIGGFLALYFHKKKTSAGASQDQHYKKQINALSDQIRNDLDYIIRFLRPFYSDVNQYNYQEVFNEFKYKVRLLYDKQKEMDIKRQALDNYMEEKQLDESAISRYSKLQVDYSKEQDRLNQVQNRLDQIKNQIIKINNELNNNQVFINKIDRIKSRLAQNEQELAKARYNNETLRLTIDYLTAARETLTKNYLGKMEQSCSKYINRFSAKESFSIDTDLKVKIEKSGQKKELDYFSEGYKDMVGLCTRLALVDAMFENQKPFLIFDDPFVNLDDQNLERAKNILNEISKTYQVIYLVCHTSRAQKAS